In Candidatus Zixiibacteriota bacterium, one DNA window encodes the following:
- a CDS encoding radical SAM protein, with protein MFKNTELAIMPTFRCNAHCQMCHIWQYPSRREEEITLDDLDKLPPGFARINLGGGEPTLRKDILEMVDLLSKKTGHLEISTNGYFTDKLVSIARKRPDIRIRISLEGLPRKNDEIRGIRNGFDRAMRSMLRLKQAGIKDIGFAITISHRNAEELEDLYHLCASMGVEFSQCVVHDAWQFRVPYNAIEDKTEVINQIKNFIRELLLSKRRNYSLRVKDWFRAYLNRGFINFIRGDQRLLPCGAGTDIVFIDPYGEIYPCNALKESMGNIKEKSFEEVWSGLQAQNVRRKVSKCTENCWMVGTSRPAMRKNLLKPGIWVLKNKLRLLLGKDIIWDVSEIPDFPEKEEIKEKEEIYCQLTES; from the coding sequence ATGTTTAAAAACACTGAGCTGGCAATAATGCCGACATTTCGATGCAATGCTCATTGCCAGATGTGCCATATCTGGCAATATCCGAGCAGAAGGGAAGAGGAGATAACCCTTGATGATCTGGATAAACTTCCGCCAGGGTTTGCCCGCATCAATCTGGGTGGAGGAGAGCCTACGCTGAGAAAGGATATACTGGAGATGGTGGACCTTCTTTCCAAAAAGACCGGGCATCTGGAGATCAGCACCAACGGCTATTTTACCGATAAGCTGGTTTCCATTGCCAGAAAACGTCCGGATATCCGGATAAGGATAAGTCTGGAAGGGTTGCCCAGGAAAAATGATGAGATTCGCGGCATAAGAAACGGTTTCGACCGGGCCATGAGGAGTATGCTCAGACTCAAACAAGCAGGGATAAAAGACATCGGCTTTGCCATAACCATCTCCCATCGAAATGCAGAAGAACTGGAAGACTTATATCATCTCTGTGCTTCTATGGGAGTTGAGTTCAGCCAGTGCGTGGTGCACGATGCCTGGCAGTTTAGAGTACCCTACAATGCGATTGAGGACAAAACTGAAGTTATAAACCAAATTAAAAATTTTATCCGGGAATTACTCCTCTCAAAGCGGAGAAATTATTCCTTGAGAGTCAAAGACTGGTTCCGGGCCTATTTGAACCGGGGATTTATAAATTTCATCCGGGGCGACCAGAGGCTCCTTCCCTGCGGCGCAGGAACGGATATAGTCTTCATCGATCCTTATGGGGAAATCTATCCCTGTAATGCCTTAAAAGAATCAATGGGGAATATAAAAGAAAAAAGTTTTGAGGAGGTCTGGAGCGGATTGCAAGCACAGAACGTCAGGCGGAAAGTCTCAAAATGCACAGAGAACTGCTGGATGGTAGGAACCTCCAGACCGGCAATGAGAAAAAATCTTCTGAAGCCTGGTATCTGGGTTTTGAAGAATAAGCTAAGACTTCTTTTAGGAAAAGATATTATCTGGGATGTGAGCGAGATTCCGGATTTCCCTGAAAAAGAAGAGATCAAAGAGAAAGAAGAAATATATTGCCAGCTAACAGAGTCTTAG